The Alphaproteobacteria bacterium genome has a segment encoding these proteins:
- a CDS encoding nitric oxide dioxygenase, whose translation MLDEKTIAIVKSTAPVLAEHGETLTKHFYKRMFSHNPEVAPFFNPAHQTAGKQQRALAGAITAYAANIDNLEVLGGAVELIAQKHASLMIKPEHYPIVGENLLTSIREVLGGRNG comes from the coding sequence ATGTTAGACGAAAAAACCATTGCGATTGTTAAATCCACCGCCCCCGTGCTGGCAGAGCATGGCGAAACGCTAACCAAGCATTTTTATAAACGGATGTTCTCACATAATCCGGAAGTAGCTCCGTTCTTTAACCCGGCGCATCAGACCGCAGGCAAACAGCAACGCGCTTTGGCTGGCGCAATTACGGCATATGCTGCCAACATCGATAATTTGGAAGTTTTGGGTGGCGCGGTGGAACTGATTGCCCAAAAGCACGCATCGCTCATGATTAAGCCAGAGCATTATCCGATTGTGGGTGAAAACCTGCTTACATCCATTCGTGAAGTATTGGGAGGCCGCAACGGATGA
- a CDS encoding Rrf2 family transcriptional regulator: MQLTQFTDYGLRSLMYLAAQPDRLYSVREIAEHYGISRNHLVKVVHRLAQLGYVTSSKGKGGGIRLACKPQELHLGDLVLALEPNLYLVECFNLKTNTCRVVSACKLKHFLGDASKAFINTLDQHTLDDVVISKQAVVGCR; encoded by the coding sequence ATGCAACTCACCCAATTTACTGATTACGGCTTGCGAAGCCTGATGTATCTGGCCGCACAGCCGGATAGATTGTACAGCGTGCGTGAAATAGCCGAGCATTACGGCATCTCCAGAAACCATCTGGTGAAGGTGGTGCATCGCCTTGCCCAACTTGGTTATGTCACCAGCAGCAAAGGTAAAGGCGGCGGCATTCGACTGGCGTGTAAACCTCAAGAACTGCACTTGGGTGATCTTGTTCTGGCACTGGAGCCGAATTTGTATCTGGTGGAATGCTTCAACCTTAAAACTAACACCTGTAGGGTCGTCAGCGCCTGCAAGCTGAAGCATTTTCTGGGAGATGCAAGCAAGGCTTTTATTAACACACTTGACCAGCATACGCTGGATGACGTGGTGATAAGCAAACAAGCGGTTGTGGGCTGTCGGTAA
- a CDS encoding sulfite exporter TauE/SafE family protein — translation MTPEELILTALIFIAATLYSSVGHAGASGYLAAMALFGLAPETMRPTALALNVLVASLATYRYTRAGQNDIKLLIPFVVASIPAAFIGGMIHVPAAFYKPLIGIILLLSAFQLLRTANTSKQKDRKVQRPPLAASLATGAGLGLLAGLSGTGGGIFLSPLLLFMGWAPTRNVSGIAASFILVNSISGLLGNMSSLQALPSALPVWAGAVLLGGLIGTQLGTRTLTIPGIRIMLALVLVIAGGKMLLT, via the coding sequence ATGACACCAGAAGAACTTATTCTTACCGCCCTGATTTTTATTGCTGCTACGCTTTATTCCAGCGTGGGTCATGCAGGAGCATCGGGCTATCTGGCGGCGATGGCCTTGTTCGGGCTTGCCCCGGAAACCATGCGCCCCACAGCACTTGCGCTGAATGTGCTAGTCGCCTCACTTGCAACCTATCGCTACACACGCGCAGGTCAGAATGACATTAAGCTGCTGATACCGTTTGTTGTCGCCTCCATCCCCGCCGCATTTATCGGAGGCATGATTCATGTACCCGCTGCTTTTTATAAACCTCTGATTGGAATCATATTACTACTCTCGGCATTTCAACTTTTACGTACTGCTAATACATCAAAACAAAAAGATCGGAAGGTGCAGCGCCCTCCGCTTGCAGCGTCACTGGCTACAGGCGCAGGTCTTGGGTTGCTTGCAGGTTTAAGCGGCACAGGCGGCGGCATTTTCCTCAGCCCACTACTGTTATTCATGGGCTGGGCACCCACGCGCAATGTGTCGGGCATTGCTGCCAGTTTTATTCTCGTCAATTCCATTTCAGGATTGCTTGGGAATATGTCTTCGCTTCAGGCTTTACCCTCGGCACTTCCCGTGTGGGCAGGCGCAGTGCTGCTGGGAGGGCTTATCGGCACGCAACTGGGCACACGTACCCTTACCATCCCAGGCATTCGCATTATGCTGGCGCTGGTATTGGTAATTGCGGGTGGGAAGATGCTTCTGACATAA